The following are from one region of the Hymenobacter radiodurans genome:
- a CDS encoding FeoA family protein, with translation MAIRSTTAAATTQRSVKDLRLGESATICCLQDPEMALKLLEMGCIPGTQVRLNSRAPLGCPITLVLGDEDYTLSLRVSEAATILLKN, from the coding sequence GTGGCCATCCGTTCTACTACCGCTGCCGCTACGACCCAACGTAGTGTGAAAGACCTTCGTCTGGGCGAGAGCGCGACGATTTGCTGCCTGCAAGACCCCGAGATGGCGTTGAAGCTGTTGGAGATGGGCTGCATTCCGGGCACGCAGGTGCGCCTGAATAGCCGCGCTCCGTTGGGGTGCCCCATCACGCTGGTACTCGGCGACGAAGATTATACGCTCTCGCTACGAGTGAGCGAAGCGGCTACCATTTTATTGAAAAACTAA